In Lycium ferocissimum isolate CSIRO_LF1 chromosome 3, AGI_CSIRO_Lferr_CH_V1, whole genome shotgun sequence, the genomic window AATCTTGAATTTCAGATTCTAGGGTTTCTTGTCCAAGATGAAGATTCAAGCAATAATCTATGAATTCtcaaggtttaatcttgttaaTAAGAGTATTGGAGTGTTAGAATCAACTTTAAAACACCATTCAAACTCACCTTGAAGGGTTCTTGATGCCTTGGGCAAGTTCTACCTCTCTCTAGAACGTTTTTCGTACTtgaaaaagttggaaaaataaacCTCAACGTTGGATACTTATAAAATACGAAATTGCAAAGGTGCCGCACCTGCTATACtgtcttcagtaaaatgggcataactttttgtatagAGATCCGTTTGGCCCGGTCTTTGTATAGATGAAAAGgcatttcaaagggctacaactttcatttcaaggaagttttcccaaattttcaacGAATGAGGGGGTTATGCCCGCTTGAAGTGAGGCCTTGCGAAAGTTCACTTGAAAGCATGGTCTGTTGCGTAAATTCCAACTTTAATATGCCCAAAAACTCATCGTTTACGTTTTGTAGGTTCTCAAAGCGCTTCCTACACTTcccattttgatttattttacaAGTCAAACCATAGCCCGAAAGCACAAAGTGTTATACTAAGTGCACATTTATTTTGAACCAGCggaagtaatatttttttttttacttactcactccctccgttttaatttatgtgaacccatttgactgggcacgatatttaaaaaagagtgaagacttttgaaacttgtggttcaaaataagtcttgaatatttgtgtggctgtaaattatttcataaagtgaatttatttctaaattaggaaagaggtcattcattttgatatgaactaaaaagaaaatagattcacataaattgaaacagagggagtactaaataataaaaaataagtaaaaataccACTTATTTTCTAAAAGAACTCCTCACTACCAAACGCCCCCGTAAATATTTTTCCGTGTCTGGACGTATACCTTGAATTTATAGGAGAGAGCAAAAGTAGAAGCGGAGGCAACAGTCGGCAAAAACACTAAAGCCTGCGTATACTGTACGCTCAAATCTTTCATTATATAAGCTAGCTTTTAATCCTCTGTAAAAACTATACGAGTCTCAGTCAAATACTAGAGTTTTTCTTTATCAGTAAGACATTGTTATTTCAAGTGGATTTGTGGTATTTTTATTCTGAattcttcatccattttttttttttttaaacttttgggTTTTGTTTGTTCATTGTAGCTAGCATAAGAAAATTCAATGTCGATATTTGGTGGCGCTACTGCTGCAAATACAAATCCTAACAAGTCTACTGAGGTATTGTTTCGTcaatttttgtttaatttattcCAATTTTTTTATCTGCTTTTTAAAGTTTCTTTGTCCCAGTTTGTTGTATAATTGCTATTTATAGGTTTGTTTTGTGTAAAGTTtcatgatatgtgtatataaattGGAATGTATATTCGGATTAGTACTGAAAATCAGTTGTGTACGAATTTTTAGTTGTTGAAGTTAAATGAGAAATTTCCTGTTGTAGAAACTAGTGATATCTTGGTTGTTTTAATTTtgaggatattttttttttttcgcatgcttaaaatttgaaatttgtgtATAGAGGTcaaggattagggtagaaggatAGTAGGTAGCTGAGTGTTgcatactccctctgtctcaattgaTGTGATATTCTTTGTATTCTGAGAgtcaaacaagaaaatcattgaCTTTGATTTATTCATATGCCctctaaatattttaaattgttaattatcgtgacttatagtacttttatgtagtttctaatatgtaaattatttttcaaaaaacttaaagattgcATGTCCTAATCCACTTTCAAACtaaagaagtttgactctcgaaatccgaactgtatcacataaattttgACAGAGGGTGCTAGTCTCCTCTTCTCATCTTCTCCTTGTTTAGTAGCCTTACCTAGTATACGCATAGTATCTTATTCTTCGATTTTACTACTACCGGGTTACCTAGTTTGCTTTGTTATTTCTTTCTATCCTGCTTTGATTACActtattttgagccgagggtctatcggaaacaacctctctaccccacaaaggtaggggtaaggtctacgtacatcctaccctccccagaccccacttgtgggattacactgggtatgttgttgttgtttgtcatgcatgaaatttgtatctaacattttgggtaatgtattccAAAAGGTTCAACAACCTCCTGCTGATTCTGTATCAAGCCTCTGCTTCAGTCCGAAGGCTAATCTTCTGGTTGCTAGTTCATGGGATAACCAGGTTTGCTTTCCGTTATTATTTTCCccatctctagaattttttttgtgtCTTAGTACTTTTCGAGTAGAGATAACTGTGAAATTTAAATAACCCGAATTTGCCTTGAAAGATAAATGATTTGGTACTGGAAATAAATGGATTTGAATAGACCGgaaaatatataaatgattCATATAGCTGAACTGAACTAACTGGGATTGAGGTGTAGTTGATTGATATTAGTTTTTGAGCATGAAAAACGTTTGATAAGCATTCAAGGCTCTCCAATCAGCAATTCATGTTTGTATTCTGCCCAAATAGTTTGTTTACATATTATTAGAAAAGTTAATAGAACTTTTTAATCTCTTACTTGTGTAGATAACTCCAATTTTGGATCTAATATGTATgtgataattaaataatttttaattgcTCATTAGTGTAGTTGCTAAAACCTCGAAGTGGGATAATACTCTAAATGATTTTTCAATCAAAATATGAGGTAATGGGCTAAAAGGTGGAGTAGGGTACTGTACAGAGACAAAGACGTTTTGAAGTTTTTTCTTAGAAGTTTTCTTTTTGTCTGTTGAATGGGTCGTAGACATGGAGGAATTACCGAGGTAGTTACACTACATATTGGCCCATTAATACTTAGTACGATTTTAGGACTGGGAAGAGGGGGGAAATAATATTCAGGTACAACTGCCTCTCTTCTATTTCTAGATGGTTTTTTTGGTTAAATGGAACTGGAAATCAATCTTATTCTGTGAGCTTTTCTAGGTACGATGTTGGGAAGTAATGGGAAGTGGAACCAACGTTGGAACTGTACCCAAGGCCGCTATATCACATGAACAACCGGTAATATATTGGCATTTTGCTGGTAAATTTACTGATCTTGCTGTATGCCTTGGATTTATTAGCTGTACAATCTATTTCTGGCAGGTTTTGTGCTCAGCTTGGAAGGATGATGGGACGACTGTCTTCTCTGGAGGTTGTGACAAGCAAGTGAAAATGTGGCCGTTATCTGGTAGTCAACCCATAACAGTAGGCATGCATGACCTTCCCATCAGGGACTTGGCTTGGATCCCAGAGATGAGTCTCTTGGTCACAGGAAGCTGGGATAAGACTTTGAGGTAAGTAGAATTTGCTGCATATCGCATTTCTCAAAAATATCCGTCTTAGGGGCCAttgtttttattaaaattaagatGGCTGAATCTTAATATACATCTGAATGTTAAGATGTTGTTTTTAGATTAGATCAGAACACCAAATGATTAAGAGTGttgtttttgggaaaattacAGCCAAATACCATTCAGCcatctagtttacaaaatatgtacatgtgtataggtagtgtatagtttatactaaatatacatatactgtacataCCTGTACATAacatacctatacatatataatatatatatacctaccTATACAGCCGAAGTGTAGAGGTAATGTATACTTCGGCCATGTTTGGCAAACTAGATGGCCGAAGGGTATATCTATTAAGTCTCCCTTTGTTTTTTCAGCATCTGATGACTGAATTTGTGTAAATTGTCtatatttaaacataataaatatacaattcaaataaaaaggaaattaaatattatatcaATAATCGGGCAAATCATAACTTGAAATAGAAAAAGTTTATCATTTGAACAGATGAATTTCACTGCTTAGAAATGCAGTAACCCAAATCTGGTTTGAAAATTATCACCTATATAGATAGTTATACTGGGCATATGTCACTCCTCAGTCACCAGGTAACATAAGACTTCTCAACAAACCCGAAATACTCACAATTACAATTGCAACATAGTCGGAACTCGGAAGATATGAGGTGATGGAAAAATTAAACAATTCTGCAACAATAGATTGGAGAAATGTTTAGCTGCTGCCACCACCAAAGAAGTAACTCTTCTTTGTATTGAAATTAACCCACCCCATCCAAACCTGCTATTTTTACTGATGTCTCCTATTTTAGCCACTGGTCTTCTCAAATCATATTTCAGAAGGGTTCTTGTTAAACCCTAACCTCAAAACTGAAAACTGCCACTAAAATACAGAATCATGACTGGAGAATCTCAAATAGCCAGCCAGGAATTGATATCCTGCCAGTTCAAGAGGAGAAGATTGGTTGGCTGGTTGATAGTTGGAAGAGAGAGATGGCAAAGTGTGAATTCTGCGATAAGAAAAAGACGGAGACTTTTGAGAGCGAAAAAAATGTGTATTTTTAAGGTCTAAATGGTGTTAAAACTTTGGTACATATCTGATTTATTCAGATCTACTAAGATGTTTAATAAATGCACTTAACGGACTGAGACCTGAATGATTCAGATTCATATCCTTATTAAGTAAAAACAAGTGAAGCCTTAGTACAACTAACTTTATTATTTCTGTGGGTGACTGGAGAATTGGAGTTTCATAATATTGTTTTGTTAGTCGAAAAGATGATTCATGTAGTAAATCATAAGCTTTTGGCGTTAATTTACTCAAAATAGTAAGCATAAGCTTAGAGAACgtgggatgctttgtgcaccgggctgccctttttagTGCATCTTTCTAGGGTGGGGATTTCATTTCACTTCCTGCATTCTAGGTCATTACTCTCTATATGTAGTCAATCAAGTGTCCGCTTTTTGTAAGGTTCTTTTTTGGGGTTCACATGCTAatatttcctttggattctgtAATGAACGTGGTATTTAGCATTGTAATCTTGGGCACAATTTTCTTCCAGGTATTGGGATTTGAGACAGCCAAATCCAGCACATGTCCAACAACTTCCTGACCGCTGCTATGCACTTACAGTGAAACATCCTCTGATGGTTGCTGGCACAGCTGATAGAAATGTTATAGTATTCAATTTGCAGAATCCTCAGGTATTACTCCTCATGTTTGATGGAATTATTCAGGTCATTCAACAGATTTTTGCAGCTAGATTTTGTACCTGTGAGTAATTAGGTTAATCATTATTTTAGCTAATTGGTATTGTTCCCCACTTGTGAggttacactgggtatgttgttgttggctggCAATACATACTGTACTATTATTATGTGATGTCTtcattataaatatattttatagcGTAGTAGATATTTTTCTGATGTTATTGCCTTTTTATTTGTCCTCAACTCCTAAATAAGCAATTTGTTGTTTATAAGACAGCTTTATGAAGTTTCTTTAATAAAGATTAAGTGCTTTTGTGCAAATGTTTTTGTGCATTAATGTCATGTTTTCTTTGGAAGTAGAAATcaagatttatttttaaaaacgaTGCATCCTGAATATGCAATGGTTAAGCTTACAGAGCTAATCAAATCCAAAAGACCATCTATACCATTTGCATATGTggatttacaccaaaaatacaTACATTAAAAATTTGGTTTTCAAAGAGGGAGTGGGGGTAAATTACTCCTTCGTGAGATCTGTGATTGTCCTTCGGGGAGGTCCACAGAATGCTGCCTGGAATAGTATGATACATATTCTTCTAATCGATTTGCTCACCTTCCACCCGCACCAACTACATATGCATCTCTATGAGTGTAAGGTATCATACACTCTAGGCATATAGACTCGAGAAGATATACAAGACATTCTTTTCGACAATACACAATGAAAGTAGATTCTTGGAGTCTCATCTCTGCTTTACATGTGTAACACCTATTCAACAGAAATCCCCCTCTTCTTTTTAGATTCTCTTGGGTAAAGCAAGCCCCAGCAAAGCTGTCCGACTGAAGCAAGCTACTTTGTTTCCCAGAATTAATCCAGTTTTGTTGATAAGCTTGAGCAGCAAAAAGGCCTTTTTTTTCACCAATCAATCCCATTTTATCAACTGTCGGAGTGCATCGTTTTACCTCCTGCAAACTGCTTGTCAATGCCATTTATCTTTCCCCCTCCAATCTTGGCAATTCCTTCACAAATCTTCCAGCTTCCACTACTTCAACCTGCAAATTGTAGAATAAGGACAAGAGGCAAACATTTTTaggggagtctgccctatccGAAGATACTACCTGCACTAAATGTACAGTCCAGCACTTGCGGTTTATTGCTACAGTTTTTCGTCTGTTCTTTATGATTTTACTGGAGAGACTAGTTTGTCAAGTCTTGGTGTTTCTACAATTTTGGCAGCCAACTATTTTCTTTATTTCGTGGGCTTAAGGAGTTGTAGGTGCCTGGTCAATCTATGGATAGAGTGATAAAACTGgtaatatatagtataatattaAACCAATTGTTAATTATCCAGACCTTCTACATTTGATGAAAGGTTCTCATATTAGTAAAACCTTTTGAGAGTGCATTTTTAGTTcagaaaatttaaagttgaagGCTTGCATGTTAACCAAAAATAAAGATTTAGAATGTTAATAACGTCAATTTCATAGGTTTTGGtccatgattttctttttactCTCACTAATCACTAATCAAAAAAGGGAAAGATCGAGAAAACTTAAGCATGctacatatattttttattagatTAGATTTTAGAGAAAAGGTGGGAAAGCCAAGTTTGTACATGCagaatttttgttgttgttggatattcAAGTATTAATCATTCTGCAGCATCCACATATTACTAGCATTTCCTTCTGATTGCTAAAAGCTTATATTTCCTTAAACTTGTTACAGACTGAGTTCAAGAGAATACTCTCACCCTTAAAGTATCAAACTCGGTGTTTAGCTGCCTTCCCTGATCAACAAGGGTTCCTGGTGAGTAGCTATTTTATAGTGTAGTTTTGTTGTTGCATGATCTAATACCTTCTTTCGTATGCTATGTTAAATTGCTCAGTCTCTTACTTTTTTCCCACCTTATACAACTGCCAGAGTATTTGGAGAATGATCTCAGAGCTTAATATTTTGAGCTGATACAAATTCCTTCTTATATCAAACTAAAGATGAACAAATAAAGAGACTGTCTAAAAGAGTGTTATTACCTTTGTTTTGGCAAGTTTTGCCAAGACTTAGACTTAGAGAGTCAAGGTCCTTTCCTTATGATGACAGTGTTCTTACATAATTTCTTCTGCCAGAGACTAGAATTGATCTGCATAAGATACCATTTATTACATGAGGCTTGCGTCGTGTTTGAATAATTGTTAACATACTCAAATCAACAAAATCAGACTGTTCCTCAAAGTTTTAGTCCACTTGTGCTGCCTCGAGAAGGAGGTAAATCTCTTAGTGGAGTTCTACTAAATTGGGAGATGCAAGCTGATATTGCAAAGTCTCTCTCTGTGATGCTTGCTATAGTTTCTTTATCTGCCCAAGCACTTCATCCTTACTTGGGCTTTCTTTTTTCAATGGCCAGCTATTATGAGACAGTCCCAGTTCTTCAAACTGCTTTGACCTCTCTCtaataaatttctttttccCATTTCACCTTTTCTGTCTTTTCCAGTGGTATTTTGTTTTGGGGGAGCGGGTGTTGGAGGAAATGATTGGACTTTCTTGAATTACAGTCTGAGGGACGCAACCAAGGAAGCTTTCTATCAACAGTGAACTGAACTCTTGTAGATCTGTTGTTTGTAAAGCGTTACATTACAAAGTCCAAGAAAGCAAAAAGTAATAAATGTTACAGGCTGATCCAATGTTGTAATCGAGATAATGGAAAGAGGACCAATTCCCACCTTCACTTATGCATTGTGATGTTTAAAGACACTTCTACTGAATCTTCCTCCTTAAGAAAGatacttaaaatattgaatCTGCTTTAGTTATTTTCTGAAAAGGAGCTCTATGTTGCATTTGGGTTTTACTGTCCTAGGCATTCTTGACTGTTTCCCTATGGTTATAGCTTATTTACATCTTACATGTGGTCTGTCGATAATTCCTTATATTCTGATGTTCTGAACACATATCAGATGCATCGAGGTTCTAGATTCATTGAGACACGtatcattttttaatattatgcATCCTATATTTAGGTTGGCTCTATTGAAGGACGGGTTGGTGTGCACCATCTTGATGATTCGCAACAAAGTAAAAACTTCACATTCAAATGCCACAGGGAGGGCAACGAAATTTACTCAGTCAACTCTCTGAATTTCCATCCTGTaagatatttttattcattgcAGTCCGCATTCTCTATAAACTTTGCTCTCTGTCTTCTAATGCTGCATCTTTTGGGAGGTAGAGGATGTGTAGCTGTCTctcatatctttttttttcttaataatgTCTGGTGGATATAGTGTTGACAGAGAAATTGCCAGTTAACTGCTGTGTTGACCATTTTTAGCAAGTTTTTGTCAGAAGAACCAATATATGGTGCATATACATTTCTGGTCTTGGGTAATTAAAATCTATAAGCTTTATGATTGTGCCATTTCAGTTGTCCTTACCTTAGACTGGTATTCTTAGTTTAGGTGGAGCAGGGTGAACTGCTAAGTGTAAGAGCAAGAGACCTGAAAGTTTATAGTAAGCTTGTGTTGATAAATACTACACTGGGACTA contains:
- the LOC132050072 gene encoding protein RAE1-like isoform X1, which codes for MSIFGGATAANTNPNKSTEVQQPPADSVSSLCFSPKANLLVASSWDNQVRCWEVMGSGTNVGTVPKAAISHEQPVLCSAWKDDGTTVFSGGCDKQVKMWPLSGSQPITVGMHDLPIRDLAWIPEMSLLVTGSWDKTLRYWDLRQPNPAHVQQLPDRCYALTVKHPLMVAGTADRNVIVFNLQNPQTEFKRILSPLKYQTRCLAAFPDQQGFLVGSIEGRVGVHHLDDSQQSKNFTFKCHREGNEIYSVNSLNFHPTHGTFATAGSDGSFNFWDKDSKQRLKAMSRCSQPIPCSAFNHDGSIYAYAVCYDWSKGAENHNPSTAKTNIFLHFPQESEVKGKPRIGTSSRK
- the LOC132050072 gene encoding protein RAE1-like isoform X2, which codes for MSIFGGATAANTNPNKSTEVQQPPADSVSSLCFSPKANLLVASSWDNQVRCWEVMGSGTNVGTVPKAAISHEQPVLCSAWKDDGTTVFSGGCDKQVKMWPLSGSQPITVGMHDLPIRDLAWIPEMSLLVTGSWDKTLRYWDLRQPNPAHVQQLPDRCYALTVKHPLMVAGTADRNVIVFNLQNPQTEFKRILSPLKYQTRCLAAFPDQQGFLVGSIEGRVGVHHLDDSQQSKNFTFKCHREGNEIYSVNSLNFHPVRYFYSLQSAFSINFALCLLMLHLLGGRGCVAC